One window from the genome of Faecalibacterium sp. HTF-F encodes:
- a CDS encoding transporter substrate-binding domain-containing protein, with protein MKRRTFISLMSVMAAAGVLTLAGCSNSSSSTAASGTAASVAPAASDQLSSIQSSGKLIVALEGAWQPWSFHDESDTLVGYDVEVSRAIAEKLGVEPEYVESDWDSLFAGLDAGRYDIVCNGVEVTDERAKTYDFTVPYGYIHTALAVRKDNEDITSFEDLKGKTTANSLASTYMELAESYGATVQGIDTLEETIQLLTAGRIDATLNADVSFYDYLNVHPDADFKLVAQTEDASHVAIPLRKGDASATLLEAINTAIEELRADGTLKELSEKYFGQDISAEN; from the coding sequence ATGAAACGCAGAACCTTTATTTCTCTTATGAGCGTCATGGCCGCTGCCGGTGTGCTGACTCTGGCTGGCTGCTCCAATTCTTCCAGCTCCACCGCTGCTTCCGGCACGGCCGCCTCTGTGGCTCCTGCTGCCAGCGACCAGCTGTCCAGCATCCAGTCCAGCGGCAAACTGATCGTTGCCCTGGAAGGCGCATGGCAGCCCTGGAGCTTCCATGATGAGAGCGACACCCTTGTGGGCTACGACGTGGAGGTGTCCCGCGCCATTGCCGAAAAGCTGGGTGTGGAGCCGGAGTACGTGGAAAGCGACTGGGACAGCCTGTTTGCCGGTCTGGACGCAGGCCGCTACGACATCGTGTGCAACGGCGTGGAAGTGACCGACGAGCGCGCCAAGACCTATGATTTCACTGTGCCCTACGGCTACATCCACACCGCCCTTGCCGTCCGCAAGGACAACGAGGACATCACCAGCTTTGAAGACCTGAAGGGCAAGACCACCGCCAACAGTCTGGCTTCCACCTACATGGAGCTGGCCGAAAGCTATGGCGCCACCGTGCAGGGCATCGACACACTGGAAGAGACCATCCAGCTACTCACCGCTGGCCGCATCGACGCCACTCTGAACGCCGATGTTTCCTTCTACGATTACCTGAACGTCCACCCGGACGCAGATTTCAAGCTGGTGGCCCAGACCGAGGACGCTTCTCACGTTGCCATCCCCCTGCGCAAGGGTGATGCCAGCGCCACCCTGCTGGAAGCCATCAACACCGCCATTGAGGAGCTGCGTGCCGATGGCACCCTGAAAGAGCTGAGCGAGAAGTATTTCGGTCAGGATATTTCTGCGGAGAACTGA
- a CDS encoding amino acid ABC transporter ATP-binding protein, with protein MAMLEIRNVQKTFRTDAKPGLHAGIFHRPGARKAAQELQVLRGVDLTVEKGDVVAILGPSGSGKTTLLRCLNFLETADAGQLILDGESFDLAHANRADIARLRKKTAFVFQNYNLFRNKTALQNVTEGLIVARRMPREQADAVGMKMLAKVGLADRADSYPRQLSGGQQQRVAIARALASDPEIIYFDEPTSALDPELTGEVLSVMRQLAEEGMTMLVVTHEMGFARNVSSKTVFMENGVVVEQAPSRQFFADPKEERTREFLRKIAHTE; from the coding sequence ATGGCAATGTTAGAGATCCGCAATGTGCAGAAAACATTCCGCACTGATGCAAAGCCCGGCCTGCATGCGGGCATCTTCCACCGTCCCGGTGCGCGAAAGGCTGCCCAAGAGCTGCAGGTGCTGCGCGGGGTGGACCTGACCGTTGAAAAGGGCGATGTGGTGGCCATTCTCGGCCCCTCCGGCTCCGGCAAGACCACCCTGCTGCGGTGTCTGAACTTTCTTGAGACTGCCGACGCTGGCCAGCTGATCCTTGACGGCGAGAGCTTTGATCTGGCCCATGCAAACCGGGCCGACATCGCCCGCCTGCGCAAAAAGACGGCCTTTGTGTTCCAGAACTACAACCTCTTCCGGAACAAGACCGCTCTGCAGAACGTGACCGAGGGGCTGATCGTGGCCCGCAGGATGCCCAGAGAGCAGGCGGACGCCGTGGGTATGAAAATGCTGGCAAAAGTGGGCCTTGCCGACCGGGCAGACTCCTACCCTCGTCAGCTTTCCGGCGGCCAGCAGCAGCGCGTGGCCATTGCCCGGGCACTGGCGTCTGACCCGGAGATCATCTATTTTGACGAGCCCACCAGCGCGCTGGACCCGGAATTGACCGGTGAGGTGCTCTCGGTCATGCGGCAGCTGGCCGAAGAGGGCATGACCATGCTGGTGGTCACCCACGAGATGGGCTTTGCCCGCAATGTTTCCTCCAAGACCGTTTTCATGGAGAACGGCGTAGTGGTGGAGCAGGCTCCCTCCCGCCAGTTCTTTGCAGACCCGAAAGAGGAGCGTACCCGCGAATTTTTGCGCAAGATTGCTCACACCGAGTGA
- a CDS encoding amino acid ABC transporter permease, producing the protein MFEAFFSNRTVSVLAEALPRILTAGLTMTIPLTLVSFFFAMIIAVAVALVQYANVPVLRQIARFYIWVIRGTPLLVQLFIIFYGLPSVGIMLDAFPAAVIAFAFNEGAYCAETMRGALESVPQGQLEAGYCVGMSWWQIMRRIVLPQALRTAVPALSNSLIGMIKDTSLASNITVAELFMAGQRVAARTYIFLPIYCEVAVVYLLFCTVITKLQALLERRLNAHGFQ; encoded by the coding sequence ATGTTTGAAGCATTTTTTTCCAACCGCACGGTCAGCGTGCTGGCGGAGGCCCTGCCGCGTATCCTGACAGCCGGCCTGACCATGACCATCCCGCTGACCCTTGTCTCCTTCTTTTTTGCCATGATTATTGCCGTGGCCGTCGCGCTGGTGCAGTACGCCAATGTGCCGGTGCTGCGGCAGATCGCACGGTTCTACATCTGGGTCATCCGCGGCACGCCGCTGCTGGTGCAGCTATTCATCATCTTTTATGGTCTGCCCAGCGTGGGCATCATGCTGGACGCTTTCCCGGCTGCGGTCATCGCCTTTGCCTTCAACGAGGGTGCCTACTGCGCCGAGACCATGCGCGGTGCGCTGGAAAGCGTGCCACAGGGCCAGCTGGAAGCCGGTTACTGCGTGGGCATGAGCTGGTGGCAGATCATGCGCCGCATCGTGCTGCCGCAGGCCCTGCGCACGGCAGTGCCCGCCCTCTCCAACTCGCTCATCGGCATGATCAAAGACACCTCGCTGGCGTCCAATATCACGGTGGCCGAGCTGTTCATGGCGGGACAGCGGGTAGCCGCCCGCACCTACATCTTCCTGCCCATCTACTGCGAGGTGGCTGTGGTGTACCTGCTGTTCTGTACAGTCATCACCAAGCTGCAGGCTTTGCTGGAGCGTCGGCTGAATGCCCACGGCTTCCAGTGA
- a CDS encoding NAD(P)H-dependent glycerol-3-phosphate dehydrogenase: MTKKKIGVLGAGTWGMALARMLCVSGNEVQVWSALPAEVDSLSAARVHPNLPGMKIPAELQFTKSIEEVCTGKDVLLFAVPSVFVRSTTAKARPYIPDGQILVDVAKGMEPDTLYTMTEVIADELNREGGPKGVKLVALSGPTHAEEVALDMPTTIVSACPDERAAEFVQDVFSNTCMRVYTNPDIKGVELSGALKNVIALGVGISTGLGYGDNARAALITRGIAEIARLGVAMGCNIHTFAGLAGIGDLIVTATSMHSRNNRAGILIGKGESPEQAVKEVGMVVEGINALPAAMELAAKYNVEMPIVQTVNAIVKEGMSASDALRTLMDRNRKNEMPQGYENNG, translated from the coding sequence GTGACAAAGAAAAAAATCGGCGTTTTGGGCGCAGGCACCTGGGGTATGGCGCTGGCACGGATGCTGTGCGTCAGCGGCAATGAGGTGCAGGTGTGGTCGGCACTGCCGGCCGAGGTGGACAGCCTTTCTGCTGCCCGGGTGCACCCCAACCTGCCGGGCATGAAGATCCCGGCAGAGCTGCAGTTCACCAAGAGCATCGAGGAGGTGTGCACCGGCAAGGATGTGCTGCTGTTTGCAGTGCCGTCGGTGTTTGTGCGCTCCACCACCGCCAAGGCCCGGCCCTATATCCCGGACGGACAGATCCTTGTGGACGTTGCCAAGGGCATGGAGCCGGATACCTTATATACCATGACCGAGGTCATCGCCGACGAGCTGAACCGTGAGGGCGGCCCCAAAGGGGTAAAGCTGGTAGCGCTCTCCGGCCCCACCCACGCCGAAGAGGTGGCGCTGGACATGCCCACCACCATCGTTTCGGCCTGCCCGGATGAACGGGCTGCAGAATTTGTGCAGGACGTGTTCAGCAACACCTGTATGCGGGTGTACACCAACCCCGACATCAAAGGCGTGGAGCTGAGCGGCGCGCTGAAGAACGTGATCGCGCTGGGCGTGGGCATCTCTACCGGCCTTGGCTATGGTGACAACGCCCGCGCGGCCCTCATCACCCGCGGCATTGCCGAGATCGCCCGGCTGGGTGTGGCCATGGGCTGCAACATCCACACCTTTGCGGGTCTGGCCGGCATCGGCGACCTGATCGTGACGGCCACCAGTATGCACAGCCGCAACAACCGCGCCGGCATCCTGATCGGCAAGGGCGAAAGCCCGGAGCAGGCCGTCAAGGAAGTCGGCATGGTGGTGGAGGGCATCAATGCACTGCCTGCCGCTATGGAGCTGGCTGCAAAGTACAATGTGGAAATGCCCATTGTGCAGACGGTGAACGCCATCGTGAAGGAGGGCATGAGCGCCAGCGACGCTTTGCGCACCCTGATGGATCGTAACCGCAAGAACGAAATGCCGCAGGGATACGAAAATAACGGGTAA
- a CDS encoding zinc dependent phospholipase C family protein, with protein MPSTYAHRRFGANVLEHLPDELRAQLEQNRELYDIGLHGPDLLFYYHAAKSNPVGALGNAMHEEPGRVFFDRARRVVHCAADRDAALAYALGFVCHFALDSTCHPYVEQFTRESGVTHCEIETEFDNMLLRRDGYDPLKFFTASHIHPSEKNAGIIAPFYEGISEQTALEALKGMISVHRLLQASNPVKRWVVLTGMKVVGKYDMLHGLVANPQPNPKCVKSGKQLEALYAKALPLAETLILEFMAKLDTEEPLDKAYDHTFGEF; from the coding sequence ATGCCGTCAACCTATGCGCACCGCCGCTTTGGCGCCAATGTGCTGGAACATCTGCCGGATGAACTGCGTGCTCAGCTGGAACAGAACCGTGAGCTTTACGATATCGGCCTGCACGGGCCGGACCTGCTGTTTTATTATCATGCTGCCAAGTCCAACCCGGTGGGTGCACTGGGCAACGCCATGCACGAGGAGCCGGGGCGGGTCTTTTTTGACCGGGCGCGCAGGGTGGTGCACTGCGCGGCGGACCGGGATGCTGCGCTGGCCTATGCGCTGGGCTTTGTCTGCCACTTTGCGCTGGACAGCACCTGCCATCCCTATGTGGAGCAGTTCACCCGGGAAAGCGGTGTGACCCACTGCGAGATCGAGACCGAGTTCGACAACATGCTGCTGCGCCGGGACGGATACGACCCGCTGAAGTTTTTCACGGCCAGCCATATCCACCCGTCGGAGAAGAACGCGGGGATCATTGCGCCGTTCTACGAGGGCATCTCGGAGCAGACCGCGCTGGAAGCACTCAAGGGAATGATCTCGGTGCACAGACTCCTGCAGGCGTCCAACCCGGTCAAGCGCTGGGTGGTGCTGACCGGCATGAAGGTGGTGGGCAAATATGATATGCTGCACGGCCTTGTGGCAAATCCGCAGCCGAACCCGAAGTGCGTGAAAAGCGGCAAGCAGCTGGAAGCGCTGTACGCCAAGGCTCTGCCGCTGGCAGAAACGCTGATCCTGGAGTTTATGGCAAAGCTGGATACTGAGGAACCGCTGGATAAGGCCTACGACCATACCTTTGGGGAGTTCTGA
- a CDS encoding MFS transporter — MKHEKFKVTPLERAWILYDVGNSAFVLMIATLVPIFFNALAEAGGLSSVNYLAYWGYASSVVTVITAVLGPILGTLADTRGFKKPIFMLCLFVGVAGCCAMGLATTWLPFLLIFILAKIGFSGSLVFYDSMLGDVTTPERMDVVSSQGYAWGYIGSCLPFVVCLALVLGSGAIGLSQMTALSVALLITAVWWLGTTLPLLRKYKQINYVEVKQHAIQQSFVRIGHTLKHLHEDKQVFWFLLAFFCYIDGVYTIIDMATAYGTALGLETTGLLLALLVTQIVAFPSALIFGRLSAKYPSSQLIPVCIAAYTGIAVFAFFLTSQWQFWVLAVLVGMFQGGVQALSRSHFAKIIPVEKSGEYFGLFDICGKGASFLGTMIVSVGSQLTGSANVGIGMLAVLFAVGFVLFRVSCGTEDAKQV, encoded by the coding sequence ATGAAACATGAAAAATTCAAGGTGACACCGCTGGAACGCGCGTGGATCCTGTACGATGTGGGCAACTCGGCCTTTGTGCTGATGATCGCAACGCTGGTGCCCATCTTCTTCAACGCGCTGGCTGAGGCCGGCGGGCTGAGCTCGGTGAACTATCTGGCCTACTGGGGCTACGCAAGCTCGGTGGTCACGGTGATCACCGCCGTGCTGGGGCCCATTCTGGGCACGCTGGCCGACACCAGAGGCTTCAAGAAGCCCATCTTCATGCTCTGCCTGTTCGTGGGCGTGGCAGGCTGCTGTGCCATGGGCCTTGCCACGACATGGCTGCCGTTCCTGCTCATCTTCATCCTTGCAAAGATCGGCTTTTCGGGCAGTCTGGTGTTCTACGATTCCATGCTGGGCGATGTGACCACCCCGGAACGCATGGATGTTGTGTCCTCGCAGGGCTATGCATGGGGCTACATTGGCAGCTGCTTGCCCTTTGTGGTGTGCTTGGCGCTGGTGCTGGGCAGCGGAGCCATCGGCCTGAGCCAGATGACTGCCCTTTCCGTGGCACTGCTCATCACCGCCGTGTGGTGGCTGGGCACCACCTTGCCGTTGCTGCGGAAGTATAAGCAAATCAACTATGTGGAGGTGAAGCAGCACGCCATCCAGCAGAGCTTTGTGCGCATCGGCCACACCCTCAAGCACCTGCACGAGGATAAGCAGGTGTTCTGGTTCCTGCTGGCTTTCTTCTGCTACATCGACGGCGTGTATACCATCATCGATATGGCCACTGCCTACGGCACGGCACTGGGGCTGGAGACCACCGGCCTTTTGCTGGCCCTGCTGGTGACGCAGATCGTGGCCTTCCCGTCGGCGCTGATCTTTGGACGTCTGAGCGCAAAATATCCGTCCAGCCAGCTTATCCCGGTCTGCATCGCAGCCTACACCGGCATTGCGGTGTTCGCCTTCTTCCTGACCAGCCAGTGGCAGTTCTGGGTGCTGGCTGTGCTGGTGGGCATGTTCCAGGGCGGTGTGCAGGCGCTCAGCCGCAGCCACTTTGCCAAGATCATCCCGGTGGAGAAATCCGGCGAATACTTCGGCCTGTTCGATATCTGCGGCAAGGGCGCATCCTTCCTTGGCACCATGATCGTGAGCGTGGGCAGCCAGCTGACCGGCAGCGCCAATGTGGGCATCGGAATGCTGGCGGTGCTGTTTGCGGTGGGCTTTGTGCTGTTCCGGGTCTCCTGCGGGACCGAGGACGCAAAACAGGTGTAA
- a CDS encoding insulinase family protein — translation MERFPGYTTLRTEPCPEQHGTLTVLTHDVSGATVLLVENEDINKAFGIGFGTFPSDDTGVFHILEHSVLAGSEKYPVTSPFLQLLKSSMASFLNAMTFPDKTVYPFATPNETDFKNLMDVYLNAVFCPLAMVDKAVFEQEGWHRSADGTVSGVVYNEMQGALAAPDAQLENALERAMFPDTAYGFVSGGDPASIPALTYEKYKRVYRRHYSADNCCITLYGRMDMAEKLELLDRDYLSKMPNGTSRPRLTVQDEQAGACVELPYYTENPEPDEVQCALAWYTGAFADRERQLGVEVLLDALLGTNNSPLKAALLAEKLGADIDIGFDDSTLQPVLELVLRGATKETAGRFSAAVRKAVDGILTEGIPQELLLASLNAAEFASLERPGSLPDGVLDAINASTGWLHTGDPALLLHTDRLFASLREKMADGWFDELLRELFAPAPVQVVQVPTLPGKDEENAPVRTDGKLVLEHPLTAADLGDGAKTAPGTRELMAGAQLLHHPSAGSLYLNFYYDLGNVKPEDMQYLDLLTDVLDELDSSKHTARQLNTLRSTWLGDSRVQLDIWTGRQEGAPCHAKLSLCLSLLERSLDKAVELGGEWLYDTILTGPVAEAAFARVLSQQKLNMEQQFIQQGNVYAATRAGAHYTVDGAVSERCSGVSYYKFLCGVQERGNWAALGEKLDALRTEVLQHAQLTVSLHGSEDALARLRTLLPESRFAAEGRAAARPYTEPLTPPVNEAFVIDGGVNYDVLVWPMERRSDRKVLARVMSYEYLWHSIREVGGAYGTGMLSSDGVEYLYTYRDPHVKESYDTFAKGPEELAAREYTEKDLNDFIVGAAAKLDTPRKPRAEAREIDRRYFCGITDEMVSADRRALCAVDAALLKEQAAELGAAMANGVRVVFGSKDAVEAAKDLFDTVETL, via the coding sequence ATGGAACGATTTCCCGGTTATACCACCCTGCGCACCGAGCCTTGCCCGGAACAGCACGGGACCCTGACCGTGCTCACCCATGATGTGAGCGGTGCCACCGTGCTGCTGGTGGAAAATGAAGATATCAATAAGGCATTCGGCATCGGCTTCGGTACCTTCCCGTCCGATGATACCGGTGTGTTCCACATTCTGGAACACTCGGTGCTGGCGGGCAGCGAGAAGTACCCGGTCACTTCGCCGTTTCTGCAGCTGCTCAAAAGCAGCATGGCGTCCTTCCTCAATGCCATGACCTTCCCGGACAAGACCGTGTACCCTTTTGCTACCCCCAACGAGACCGACTTCAAGAACCTGATGGATGTCTACCTGAATGCGGTGTTCTGCCCGCTGGCTATGGTGGACAAGGCGGTGTTCGAGCAGGAGGGCTGGCACCGCAGTGCCGACGGTACCGTGAGCGGAGTGGTGTACAACGAGATGCAGGGTGCACTGGCCGCACCGGATGCACAGCTGGAAAATGCACTGGAACGGGCCATGTTCCCGGATACAGCCTACGGCTTTGTTTCCGGCGGTGACCCGGCCAGCATCCCGGCACTGACCTACGAAAAATATAAGCGGGTGTACCGCCGCCATTACAGTGCAGACAATTGCTGCATCACCCTTTACGGCAGGATGGATATGGCTGAAAAGCTGGAACTGCTGGACAGAGATTATCTCTCTAAAATGCCCAATGGCACCAGCCGTCCGCGGCTGACCGTGCAGGACGAGCAGGCCGGAGCCTGCGTGGAGCTGCCCTACTACACGGAAAACCCGGAGCCGGACGAGGTGCAGTGTGCACTGGCATGGTACACCGGTGCCTTTGCGGACCGGGAGCGTCAGCTGGGCGTGGAGGTTCTGCTGGACGCCTTGCTTGGCACCAACAACTCACCGCTGAAAGCCGCGCTGCTGGCCGAAAAGCTGGGTGCGGATATCGACATCGGCTTTGATGACAGCACCCTGCAGCCGGTGCTGGAGCTGGTGCTGCGCGGTGCTACCAAAGAGACTGCAGGCCGGTTTTCTGCCGCTGTGCGCAAGGCCGTGGACGGCATCCTGACCGAGGGCATCCCGCAGGAGCTGCTGCTGGCCTCGCTGAACGCGGCAGAGTTCGCGTCCCTTGAGCGCCCGGGCAGCCTGCCGGACGGCGTGCTGGATGCCATCAACGCTTCCACCGGCTGGCTGCACACCGGCGACCCGGCCCTGCTGCTGCACACGGACAGGCTGTTTGCTTCCCTGCGGGAAAAGATGGCCGACGGCTGGTTCGATGAGCTGCTGCGTGAGCTGTTTGCACCGGCCCCGGTGCAGGTGGTGCAGGTGCCCACCCTGCCCGGAAAGGACGAGGAGAACGCGCCTGTCCGCACCGACGGCAAGCTGGTGCTGGAACACCCGCTGACCGCCGCCGACCTTGGCGACGGCGCAAAGACTGCACCCGGAACGCGGGAACTGATGGCCGGGGCACAGCTGCTGCATCACCCCTCGGCGGGCAGCCTGTATCTGAATTTCTACTATGACCTTGGCAATGTGAAGCCCGAGGACATGCAGTATCTTGACCTGCTGACCGATGTGCTGGACGAACTGGACAGCAGCAAGCATACCGCCCGGCAGCTGAACACCCTGCGCAGCACATGGCTGGGCGACAGCCGCGTGCAGCTGGACATCTGGACCGGCCGTCAGGAGGGCGCACCCTGCCACGCAAAGCTGAGCCTGTGCCTGAGCCTTCTGGAACGCAGTCTGGATAAGGCAGTGGAGCTGGGCGGCGAGTGGCTGTATGACACCATCCTCACCGGTCCGGTGGCAGAAGCAGCCTTTGCCCGGGTGCTGAGCCAGCAGAAGCTGAACATGGAACAGCAGTTCATCCAGCAGGGCAACGTATACGCAGCCACCCGCGCCGGTGCCCACTACACGGTGGACGGTGCGGTGAGCGAACGCTGCAGCGGCGTGAGCTACTATAAGTTCCTGTGCGGCGTGCAGGAGCGGGGCAACTGGGCCGCTTTGGGCGAAAAGCTGGATGCTCTGCGCACCGAGGTGCTGCAGCACGCGCAGCTCACCGTCAGCCTGCACGGCAGCGAGGATGCCCTTGCCAGACTGCGCACCCTGCTGCCGGAAAGCCGCTTTGCCGCCGAGGGCCGTGCTGCGGCAAGACCCTACACCGAGCCGCTGACCCCGCCGGTGAATGAAGCCTTCGTGATCGATGGCGGCGTGAACTACGATGTGCTGGTGTGGCCCATGGAGCGCCGCAGCGACCGCAAGGTGCTGGCCCGCGTGATGAGCTACGAATACCTGTGGCACAGCATCCGCGAGGTGGGCGGCGCTTACGGCACCGGAATGCTCTCCTCGGACGGCGTGGAGTACCTGTACACCTACCGCGACCCCCATGTAAAGGAAAGCTACGACACCTTTGCAAAAGGCCCGGAAGAACTGGCAGCCCGGGAGTACACCGAAAAAGATCTGAACGATTTTATCGTGGGTGCCGCAGCCAAGCTGGACACTCCCCGCAAGCCCCGCGCCGAGGCCCGGGAGATCGACCGCCGGTATTTCTGCGGCATCACGGACGAGATGGTGTCGGCCGACCGCAGAGCCCTGTGCGCTGTGGATGCTGCCCTGCTGAAGGAGCAGGCCGCAGAGCTGGGTGCCGCCATGGCAAACGGTGTGCGGGTGGTGTTTGGCAGCAAGGATGCTGTGGAAGCCGCAAAAGACCTGTTTGATACGGTGGAAACGCTGTAA